A region from the Pseudomonas sp. Teo4 genome encodes:
- the atpD gene encoding F0F1 ATP synthase subunit beta, which produces MSSGRIVQIIGAVIDVEFPRDVVPSVYNALKVQGAETTLEVQQQLGDGVVRTIAMGSTEGLKRGLDVVDTGAAISVPVGKATLGRIMDVLGNPIDEAGPIGEEERRGIHQPAPSFADQAGGNDLLETGIKVIDLVCPFAKGGKVGLFGGAGVGKTVNMMELIRNIAMEHSGYSVFAGVGERTREGNDFYHEMKDSNVLDKVALVYGQMNEPPGNRLRVALTGLTMAEKFRDEGNDVLLFVDNIYRYTLAGTEVSALLGRMPSAVGYQPTLAEEMGVLQERITSTKEGSITSVQAVYVPADDLTDPSPATTFAHLDATVVLSRDIASLGIYPAVDPLDSTSRQLDPNVIGNEHYDTARGVQYVLQRYKELKDIIAILGMDELSEADKQLVARARKIQRFLSQPFFVAEVFTGSPGKYVSLKDTIAGFSGILKGDYDHLPEQAFYMVGSIDEAIEKAKKL; this is translated from the coding sequence ATGAGTAGCGGACGTATCGTTCAAATCATCGGCGCCGTCATCGACGTGGAATTCCCACGTGACGTCGTGCCGAGTGTTTACAACGCGCTGAAAGTACAAGGCGCGGAAACCACCCTGGAAGTTCAGCAGCAGCTGGGCGACGGCGTGGTTCGTACCATTGCGATGGGCTCGACCGAAGGCCTGAAGCGCGGTCTGGATGTCGTCGACACCGGCGCTGCCATTTCCGTTCCAGTTGGTAAGGCCACTCTGGGCCGTATCATGGACGTACTGGGCAACCCAATCGACGAAGCCGGCCCGATCGGCGAAGAAGAGCGTCGCGGTATCCACCAGCCAGCGCCTTCGTTCGCTGACCAGGCAGGCGGCAACGACCTGCTGGAAACCGGCATCAAGGTTATCGACCTGGTCTGCCCGTTCGCCAAGGGTGGTAAGGTTGGTCTGTTCGGTGGTGCCGGCGTCGGCAAGACCGTTAACATGATGGAACTGATCCGTAACATCGCCATGGAACACAGCGGTTACTCCGTGTTCGCTGGTGTGGGTGAGCGTACTCGTGAGGGTAACGACTTCTACCACGAGATGAAGGACTCCAACGTTCTCGACAAGGTAGCACTGGTCTACGGTCAGATGAACGAGCCACCAGGAAACCGTCTGCGCGTAGCGCTGACCGGCCTGACCATGGCTGAGAAGTTCCGTGACGAAGGTAACGACGTTCTGCTGTTCGTCGACAACATCTATCGTTACACCCTGGCCGGTACCGAAGTATCCGCACTGCTGGGCCGTATGCCTTCGGCAGTAGGTTACCAGCCGACCCTGGCCGAAGAGATGGGCGTTCTGCAAGAGCGTATCACTTCGACCAAAGAAGGTTCGATCACCTCCGTCCAGGCCGTATACGTACCTGCGGACGACCTGACCGACCCGTCGCCAGCGACCACCTTCGCCCACTTGGACGCCACCGTCGTTCTGTCCCGTGACATCGCCTCCCTGGGTATCTACCCAGCGGTCGACCCACTGGACTCGACTTCGCGCCAGCTGGACCCGAACGTGATCGGCAACGAGCACTACGACACCGCTCGTGGCGTTCAGTATGTTCTGCAGCGCTACAAAGAGCTGAAAGACATCATCGCGATCCTGGGTATGGACGAACTGTCCGAAGCCGACAAGCAACTGGTAGCCCGCGCTCGTAAGATCCAGCGCTTCCTGTCGCAGCCGTTCTTCGTGGCCGAAGTCTTCACCGGTTCGCCAGGCAAGTACGTTTCCCTGAAAGACACCATCGCTGGCTTTAGCGGCATCCTCAAAGGTGACTACGACCACCTGCCAGAACAAGCGTTCTACATGGTCGGCAGCATCGACGAAGCGATCGAGAAAGCCAAGAAACTGTAA
- a CDS encoding F0F1 ATP synthase subunit epsilon, producing the protein MAMTVHCDIVSAEGEIFSGLVEMVVAHGNLGDLGIAPGHAPLITNLKPGPITLTKQGGTQEVFYISGGFLEVQPNMVKVLADTVQRAADLDEAQAQEALKAAENALNLKGADFDYGAAAARLAEAAAQLRTVQQLRRGK; encoded by the coding sequence ATGGCTATGACAGTCCATTGCGATATCGTCAGCGCGGAAGGAGAAATCTTCTCCGGTCTGGTCGAGATGGTAGTAGCGCACGGCAACCTGGGCGATCTGGGTATCGCTCCAGGCCACGCGCCGCTGATCACCAATCTCAAACCAGGTCCTATCACGCTGACCAAGCAGGGTGGCACCCAAGAGGTGTTCTACATCTCTGGTGGCTTCCTCGAGGTCCAGCCGAACATGGTCAAGGTGCTCGCCGATACCGTGCAACGTGCTGCCGACCTGGATGAAGCTCAGGCTCAGGAAGCCCTCAAGGCTGCCGAGAATGCCCTGAATCTGAAAGGCGCGGACTTCGACTACGGCGCCGCTGCCGCACGTCTGGCCGAGGCCGCAGCCCAGCTGCGTACCGTCCAGCAACTGCGCAGAGGCAAGTAA
- the glmU gene encoding bifunctional UDP-N-acetylglucosamine diphosphorylase/glucosamine-1-phosphate N-acetyltransferase GlmU: MSLDIVILAAGQGTRMRSALPKVLHPVAGNSMLGHVIHSARQLQPQGIHVVIGHGAELVRERLAADDLNFVMQEKQLGTGHAVAQALPALSADTVLVLYGDVPLIEVETLQRLLAKVNEQQLGLLTVTLDDPTGYGRIVRDAQGQVAAIVEHKDASEAQKAIKEGNTGILAVPAGRLAEWLGRLSNNNAQGEYYLTDVIAMAVADGLVVATEQPHDPMEVQGANDRRQLSELERHYQLREGRRLMAQGVTLRDPARFDVRGEVTVGRDVLIDVNVILEGKVVIEDNVEIGPNCVIKNSTLRKGVVVKANSHLEGAVMGEGSDAGPFARLRPGSVLEAKAHVGNFVELKNAHLGEGAKAGHLTYLGDAEIGARTNIGAGTITCNYDGANKFKTVMGEDVFIGSNNSLVAPVDIKAGATTAAGSTITQTVEAGQLAVARARQRNIEGWKRPEKIKKS; the protein is encoded by the coding sequence ATGTCACTCGATATCGTTATTCTCGCCGCCGGCCAAGGTACCCGCATGCGCTCGGCGCTGCCCAAGGTGCTGCATCCGGTGGCTGGCAACTCCATGCTTGGCCATGTTATCCACAGCGCGCGCCAGCTCCAGCCGCAAGGTATTCATGTGGTCATCGGGCATGGCGCCGAGCTGGTTCGCGAACGCCTGGCCGCCGACGATCTGAATTTCGTCATGCAGGAAAAGCAGCTGGGCACCGGGCATGCGGTTGCCCAGGCCTTGCCTGCCCTGAGTGCGGACACTGTGCTGGTGTTGTACGGCGATGTGCCGCTGATAGAAGTTGAGACCCTGCAGCGCCTGCTGGCCAAGGTCAACGAACAACAGCTGGGCCTGCTCACCGTGACCTTGGACGACCCGACCGGTTATGGCCGTATTGTGCGTGACGCACAGGGCCAGGTCGCGGCGATCGTCGAGCACAAGGACGCCAGCGAAGCACAGAAAGCGATCAAGGAAGGCAACACCGGTATTCTTGCTGTGCCAGCCGGCCGCTTGGCTGAATGGTTGGGCCGTCTGTCGAACAACAACGCCCAAGGTGAGTACTACCTGACCGACGTGATCGCCATGGCGGTGGCCGATGGCCTGGTGGTCGCGACCGAGCAGCCGCATGACCCAATGGAAGTGCAGGGCGCCAATGACCGGCGCCAGCTGTCAGAACTGGAGCGTCACTACCAGTTGCGTGAAGGTCGCCGACTGATGGCACAAGGCGTGACGTTGCGTGACCCGGCTCGCTTCGATGTGCGTGGTGAAGTAACCGTTGGTCGCGATGTGCTGATCGACGTCAACGTGATTCTCGAAGGCAAGGTGGTCATCGAGGACAACGTGGAAATCGGCCCCAACTGCGTCATCAAGAACAGCACCTTGCGCAAGGGTGTCGTGGTCAAGGCGAACAGCCATCTGGAAGGTGCGGTGATGGGCGAGGGCAGCGATGCCGGCCCGTTCGCTCGTCTGCGTCCGGGTAGCGTGCTTGAGGCCAAGGCCCATGTGGGTAACTTCGTCGAACTGAAGAATGCCCATCTGGGAGAGGGCGCCAAGGCAGGCCACCTGACGTATCTGGGCGATGCCGAGATCGGTGCGCGCACCAACATTGGCGCTGGCACCATCACCTGCAACTACGATGGCGCCAACAAGTTCAAGACTGTGATGGGCGAGGACGTATTCATCGGTTCGAACAACTCGTTGGTAGCGCCTGTGGATATCAAAGCGGGGGCGACCACCGCTGCGGGATCTACCATCACCCAGACGGTCGAGGCAGGCCAACTCGCCGTGGCCCGTGCGCGCCAGCGCAACATCGAAGGCTGGAAACGGCCAGAGAAGATCAAGAAGAGCTGA
- a CDS encoding DeoR/GlpR family DNA-binding transcription regulator produces MSKRNTPQRRHNILALLSEQGEVSVDGLAKRFETSEVTIRKDLAALEANGLLLRRYGGAVPVPQEMLGESVQPVSAYKKAIARAAVARIREHARIIIDSGSTTAAMIPELGRQPGLVVMTNSLNVARAISELEHEPVLLMTGGTWDPHSESFQGQVAEQVLRSYDFDQLFIGADGIDLNRGTTTFNELLGLSRVMAEVAREVIVMVESDKVGRKIPNLELPWGSVTTLITDERLPAAAREQIQARGINLICAAISQEQ; encoded by the coding sequence ATGTCGAAACGAAACACTCCCCAACGCCGTCACAACATCCTGGCCTTGCTCAGTGAGCAGGGAGAGGTGAGTGTGGATGGATTGGCCAAGCGCTTCGAAACCTCGGAAGTGACCATTCGCAAAGACCTCGCAGCGTTGGAGGCCAACGGCCTGTTGCTGCGGCGTTATGGTGGTGCCGTGCCGGTTCCACAAGAGATGCTGGGCGAATCTGTCCAGCCAGTGTCTGCCTATAAAAAGGCCATTGCCCGAGCGGCGGTAGCCCGAATCCGTGAACATGCTCGGATCATCATCGACAGCGGTAGCACCACTGCCGCCATGATTCCCGAACTCGGGCGACAACCAGGATTGGTGGTGATGACCAATTCCCTGAATGTGGCCCGCGCCATCAGCGAACTGGAGCACGAACCGGTACTGTTGATGACCGGCGGTACCTGGGACCCGCACTCCGAGTCGTTCCAGGGCCAGGTCGCTGAGCAGGTACTACGCTCTTACGATTTCGACCAGTTGTTCATCGGTGCCGATGGCATCGACCTCAATCGCGGCACCACAACATTCAACGAATTGTTGGGTCTGAGCCGAGTGATGGCCGAGGTCGCCCGTGAAGTGATCGTGATGGTCGAGTCGGACAAGGTCGGGCGCAAGATCCCCAACCTCGAGCTGCCCTGGGGCAGCGTTACCACCCTTATTACCGATGAACGCCTGCCCGCAGCGGCACGCGAACAGATTCAAGCCCGCGGCATCAACCTGATCTGCGCCGCGATCAGCCAGGAGCAATAA